One Moorella sp. E308F DNA segment encodes these proteins:
- the gyrB gene encoding DNA topoisomerase (ATP-hydrolyzing) subunit B, translated as MEQIHTEYDASQIQVLEGLEAVRRRPGMYIGNTGVRGLHQLVFELVDNSIDEALAGFCDRIEVIIHQDGSLTVTDNGRGIPVDIHEKTGLPAVEVALTMLHAGGKFGGNGYKVAGGLHGVGLSVVNALSEWLEVKVKRDGKVYQQKYRRGNKVSDLKVVGKAKGTGTSVTFFPDRGIFEDIVFQDEIIARRLQELSFLNRGVKIIFRDERNDTETTYYHTGGLIDFVRQLNKNKAVLFNKPLYFSGEKDNVQVEIALQYNDGYNELILSYANNINTTEGGTHEIGFKTALTRVINDYARKFNILKENDSNLAGEDIREGLTAVISVKVMEPQFEGQTKTRLGNTEVRGIVDALVAEHLSAYLEENPTIARRIVDKALNAFRAREAARKARELTRRKNALEITSLPGKLADCTHKDPAVAELFLVEGDSAGGSAKQGRDRRFQAILPLRGKILNVEKARLDKILNNEEIRTIITALGTGIGDDFNINKVRYHKTILMADADVDGSHIRTLLLTFFYRYMRPLITEGYIYIAQPPLYKVSRGKTEHYLYNDAELERFLQNHAGEKWEVQRYKGLGEMNADQLWETTMNPETRTLLRVNLEDAAEADAIFNILMGDRVEPRREFIQQHAHEVRNLDI; from the coding sequence ATGGAACAGATTCACACGGAATATGATGCCAGTCAAATCCAGGTTCTGGAGGGCCTGGAAGCCGTGCGCCGGCGACCCGGGATGTATATTGGCAACACCGGGGTCCGGGGCCTGCACCAGCTGGTTTTTGAACTAGTGGACAACAGTATTGACGAGGCCCTGGCCGGCTTTTGCGATCGCATTGAAGTAATTATTCATCAGGACGGCAGCCTGACGGTTACCGACAACGGCCGCGGTATCCCGGTGGACATCCATGAAAAAACGGGGTTACCAGCCGTAGAAGTAGCCCTAACCATGCTCCATGCGGGGGGTAAATTCGGCGGCAACGGCTACAAGGTAGCCGGCGGCCTCCACGGCGTAGGCCTTTCAGTTGTCAACGCCCTTTCCGAGTGGCTGGAGGTAAAGGTAAAACGGGATGGCAAGGTATACCAGCAAAAGTACCGCCGGGGCAACAAAGTATCGGATTTAAAGGTCGTCGGAAAAGCCAAGGGTACGGGCACCAGCGTCACCTTTTTCCCGGACAGAGGGATTTTTGAGGATATAGTTTTCCAGGATGAAATAATTGCCCGGCGTTTGCAGGAGTTATCCTTCTTAAACCGGGGCGTTAAAATAATTTTCCGGGATGAGAGAAACGACACTGAAACCACCTATTACCACACCGGCGGATTGATTGACTTTGTTCGTCAGTTAAATAAAAACAAGGCAGTCCTCTTCAACAAACCCCTCTACTTTAGCGGGGAAAAGGATAACGTGCAGGTTGAAATAGCCCTGCAATATAACGACGGTTATAACGAGCTCATCCTTTCTTATGCCAATAATATCAATACCACCGAAGGCGGCACCCACGAAATTGGTTTTAAAACGGCCCTGACAAGGGTGATCAACGATTATGCCCGTAAATTTAATATCTTAAAAGAAAACGACAGCAACCTGGCCGGCGAAGACATCAGGGAAGGCCTGACGGCTGTCATCAGCGTCAAGGTGATGGAACCGCAGTTTGAAGGCCAGACCAAGACCAGGCTGGGCAACACGGAAGTGCGGGGCATCGTCGACGCCCTGGTGGCGGAGCATTTAAGCGCCTACCTGGAAGAAAACCCCACCATTGCCCGGCGGATTGTCGATAAAGCTTTAAATGCCTTCCGGGCCCGGGAGGCGGCCCGCAAGGCGCGGGAGTTGACACGGCGCAAGAATGCCCTGGAGATAACTTCTTTGCCAGGGAAACTGGCCGACTGCACCCATAAGGACCCGGCCGTGGCCGAGCTTTTCCTGGTGGAGGGTGATTCTGCCGGCGGTTCGGCCAAGCAGGGCCGCGACCGGCGTTTCCAGGCCATCCTGCCTTTGCGGGGTAAAATCTTAAATGTCGAGAAGGCGCGGCTGGACAAGATTTTAAATAACGAAGAGATCCGGACCATCATCACCGCCCTGGGTACAGGTATTGGCGATGATTTTAACATCAACAAGGTCCGCTATCATAAGACTATCCTTATGGCCGATGCCGATGTGGACGGTTCCCATATCCGGACGCTGTTGCTTACCTTTTTTTACCGTTACATGCGGCCTTTAATCACCGAAGGTTATATCTATATCGCGCAGCCGCCCCTGTATAAAGTTTCCCGGGGTAAAACAGAGCACTACCTCTATAATGACGCCGAACTGGAAAGATTTTTACAGAACCATGCCGGTGAAAAATGGGAAGTCCAGCGCTATAAAGGCCTTGGCGAAATGAACGCCGACCAGCTCTGGGAAACGACCATGAACCCGGAAACCCGCACCCTGCTCCGGGTTAACCTGGAGGATGCTGCGGAAGCTGATGCCATCTTTAACATCCTTATGGGTGACCGGGTGGAGCCGCGGCGGGAATTTATCCAGCAACACGCCCACGAAGTCAGAAACCTGGATATTTAG
- the gyrA gene encoding DNA gyrase subunit A, producing the protein MKRSYIDYAMSVIVGRALPDVRDGLKPVHRRILYAMYEEGLTPDRPHKKSAVVVGTVLARYHPHGDAAVYETMVRLAQDFACRYPLVDGHGNFGSVDGDSAAAMRYTEARLAKIALAMLADIDKETVDFIDNYDGSLKEPVVLPARIPQLLVNGSAGIAVGMATNIPPHNLGEVIDALVYLIDNPEADLKDLTRIIKGPDFPTGGLIIGREGIRNAYRTGRGSIKIRAKAQVETLKSGKSQIVVTEIPYQVNKARLVETIGELVREKKIDGITDLRDESDRTGMRIVIELRRDVQPRVILNQLYKHTQLQENFGVIMLALVDGRPRVLNLREMLTLYLDHQKEVVTRRTRYLLAQAEARAHIVAGLRIAIQFLDEVIKIIRQSPNEPEACRGLMERFNLSDRQAKAIVDMRLGRLTALEREKLEEEWQELQKRIAYLKEVLDSEAMVYGIIREELLEFKNKFADPRRTQIMLDEENLEVEDLIAREDIVVTLSHRGYIKRQPVDTYRSQKRGGRGIQAMGTREEDFVEDIFVTTTHHYLLFFTNQGRVFRLRGHEIPEASRQARGTPLVNLIYLNKGETITAVIPIRDLNEDAYLFMATRKGTVKKTSLAEYHTSRRDGLIAIGLDAGDELIGVLRTEGNHEVILVTRQGKAIRFAEDEVRPMGRTAHGVKGITLEDGDEVVGLVRVKEGAELVVVSANGFGKRTPLEEYRTQSRGGKGIITMNVTRRTGPVAAVAVVTQDDELMLISADGILIRLGVEDISRQGRNTQGVTLMRLEHNDRVVAMARVQ; encoded by the coding sequence ATGAAGCGGTCCTACATTGACTACGCCATGAGCGTAATTGTGGGCCGCGCTTTGCCCGATGTCCGCGATGGCTTGAAACCCGTTCACCGGCGTATCCTTTATGCCATGTACGAAGAGGGATTAACGCCGGATAGGCCCCATAAAAAGTCGGCTGTCGTCGTAGGTACGGTGCTGGCTCGTTACCACCCCCACGGCGATGCCGCCGTCTATGAAACTATGGTCCGCCTGGCCCAGGATTTTGCCTGCCGCTATCCCCTGGTGGACGGCCACGGCAACTTTGGTTCCGTCGACGGCGACTCAGCGGCGGCCATGCGCTATACCGAAGCCCGGCTGGCGAAGATTGCCCTGGCCATGCTGGCCGATATTGATAAAGAGACCGTCGACTTTATCGATAACTATGACGGCAGCCTCAAGGAACCGGTGGTGCTCCCGGCGCGGATTCCCCAGCTTTTGGTCAACGGGTCGGCGGGGATTGCCGTGGGCATGGCAACCAACATCCCGCCCCATAACCTGGGAGAAGTCATCGATGCCCTGGTATACCTTATTGACAATCCGGAGGCCGATCTCAAAGACCTGACCCGGATTATCAAAGGACCGGACTTTCCTACCGGGGGCCTGATTATCGGCCGGGAAGGAATTAGAAACGCCTACCGGACCGGACGGGGCAGTATCAAAATCCGGGCCAAGGCCCAGGTGGAGACCTTAAAAAGCGGCAAGAGCCAGATTGTGGTGACGGAAATCCCCTACCAGGTCAACAAGGCCCGCCTGGTGGAAACCATTGGCGAGCTGGTGCGGGAGAAAAAGATCGACGGCATTACTGATCTACGGGACGAGTCCGACCGGACGGGGATGCGGATCGTCATCGAGCTGCGCCGGGACGTCCAGCCCAGGGTTATTCTTAACCAGCTCTATAAGCATACCCAGCTACAGGAGAATTTCGGGGTCATTATGCTGGCCCTGGTGGACGGCCGGCCGCGGGTTCTCAATTTGCGGGAAATGCTGACTCTCTATCTGGATCACCAGAAGGAGGTAGTCACCCGCCGTACCCGCTACCTTCTGGCCCAGGCCGAAGCCCGGGCCCATATCGTTGCGGGCTTACGCATTGCCATTCAGTTTCTCGATGAAGTAATCAAGATTATCCGCCAGTCTCCCAATGAACCAGAAGCCTGCCGGGGCTTGATGGAGCGTTTTAATTTGAGCGACAGGCAGGCTAAAGCCATTGTCGACATGCGTCTGGGTCGCCTTACGGCTCTGGAAAGAGAAAAACTGGAGGAAGAATGGCAGGAACTGCAAAAGCGCATTGCTTACCTGAAAGAAGTCCTGGATAGCGAAGCCATGGTCTACGGCATAATTCGAGAGGAACTCCTGGAGTTTAAAAATAAATTTGCCGATCCACGTCGCACGCAGATTATGCTGGATGAAGAAAACCTGGAGGTAGAAGACCTCATTGCCCGGGAAGATATCGTCGTCACCCTGTCCCATCGCGGTTATATCAAGCGCCAGCCGGTAGACACCTACCGCAGTCAGAAACGGGGCGGCCGCGGCATCCAGGCCATGGGTACCAGGGAAGAAGATTTTGTCGAGGATATCTTTGTAACTACCACCCATCATTACCTCCTTTTCTTTACCAACCAGGGTCGTGTCTTCCGCCTGAGGGGACATGAAATCCCTGAAGCCAGTCGCCAGGCCCGGGGGACGCCGCTGGTTAATTTAATTTATCTAAACAAGGGAGAAACCATCACCGCCGTCATTCCCATCCGCGACCTGAATGAAGACGCTTACCTCTTTATGGCTACCAGGAAGGGTACGGTCAAGAAAACCTCCTTGGCCGAATACCACACTTCCCGCCGGGACGGCTTGATTGCCATAGGTTTGGATGCAGGTGATGAGCTCATCGGCGTCCTGCGTACGGAAGGCAATCACGAAGTTATCCTGGTGACACGCCAGGGCAAAGCCATTCGTTTTGCCGAAGATGAAGTACGGCCCATGGGCCGGACCGCCCACGGCGTGAAAGGCATCACTCTGGAGGACGGTGATGAGGTTGTCGGCCTGGTCCGGGTTAAAGAGGGGGCTGAGCTGGTTGTTGTTTCCGCCAATGGTTTTGGCAAAAGGACGCCCCTGGAGGAGTACCGTACCCAGAGCCGGGGCGGCAAGGGTATTATTACCATGAACGTTACCAGACGAACCGGTCCGGTGGCAGCTGTAGCCGTTGTTACCCAGGATGACGAACTGATGCTGATCTCAGCCGACGGGATTCTCATCCGCCTGGGGGTGGAAGACATCTCCCGCCAGGGCCGCAATACCCAGGGAGTTACCCTGATGCGCCTGGAACATAATGACCGCGTGGTAGCCATGGCTCGTGTTCAATAA
- the pdxS gene encoding pyridoxal 5'-phosphate synthase lyase subunit PdxS, with product MAAEKGTWTVKKGLAEMLKGGVIMDVTTPEQAKIAEEAGACAVMALERVPADIRAAGGVARMADPTVILRIMDAVTIPVMAKARIGHFVEAQILEALGVDYIDESEVLTPADEEFHINKHEFKVPFVCGARNLGEALRRIGEGAAMIRTKGEPGTGNVVEAVRHMRRVMSEIRRVQNLPDEELMTFAKEIQAPYELVKQVKELGRLPVVNFAAGGIATPADAALMMQLGADGIFVGSGIFKSSDPMKRARAIVAATTHFREPEVLAEVSKDLGEAMPGLDIATIRQEERMQERGW from the coding sequence ATGGCAGCAGAAAAGGGAACCTGGACGGTAAAGAAGGGCCTGGCGGAGATGTTGAAAGGCGGCGTCATCATGGACGTCACCACCCCAGAACAGGCTAAAATTGCCGAAGAGGCCGGGGCCTGCGCCGTGATGGCCCTGGAACGGGTGCCGGCCGACATCCGCGCTGCCGGCGGGGTGGCCCGCATGGCCGACCCTACGGTTATCTTACGGATTATGGACGCCGTAACCATCCCGGTGATGGCCAAGGCCAGGATCGGCCATTTCGTGGAGGCGCAGATTTTAGAAGCCCTGGGCGTTGACTATATCGATGAAAGCGAAGTTCTCACCCCGGCCGATGAAGAGTTCCATATCAATAAACATGAATTCAAAGTGCCCTTTGTCTGCGGCGCCCGCAATCTCGGCGAGGCTTTAAGGCGCATCGGCGAAGGGGCGGCCATGATCCGCACCAAGGGGGAGCCCGGTACCGGCAATGTCGTGGAAGCCGTTCGTCATATGCGCCGGGTCATGAGCGAGATCCGGCGGGTGCAGAACCTGCCCGATGAGGAATTGATGACCTTTGCCAAAGAAATTCAGGCTCCTTATGAACTGGTCAAGCAGGTGAAGGAACTGGGGCGCTTGCCGGTGGTCAACTTCGCCGCCGGCGGTATCGCCACCCCGGCGGATGCCGCGCTAATGATGCAGCTGGGCGCCGACGGCATCTTTGTCGGCTCCGGTATCTTTAAATCAAGCGACCCCATGAAGCGGGCACGGGCCATTGTAGCCGCCACCACCCACTTCCGGGAACCGGAAGTCCTGGCCGAGGTATCTAAAGACCTGGGCGAAGCCATGCCCGGGTTGGACATTGCCACCATCAGGCAGGAAGAACGCATGCAGGAACGCGGCTGGTAA
- the pdxT gene encoding pyridoxal 5'-phosphate synthase glutaminase subunit PdxT — MKIGVLAMQGAFREHIASLAALGVEGVEIRRERQLEDIDGLIIPGGESTTIGKLMVDFNLLEPIRELAAAGMPLFGTCAGMVLLARDIIGSDQPRLGLMHVSVQRNAFGRQVDSFEVDLEIPVLGEEPFHAVFIRAPYLERVEPPAESLATFMGKTVMARQGNLLATAFHPELTNDLRIHRYFLEMIK, encoded by the coding sequence ATGAAAATTGGCGTACTGGCCATGCAGGGTGCCTTCCGGGAGCATATTGCCTCCCTGGCGGCCCTGGGTGTTGAGGGTGTAGAGATCCGGCGGGAAAGGCAGCTGGAAGATATTGACGGGCTGATCATACCGGGCGGCGAGAGTACGACCATCGGCAAGCTAATGGTAGACTTCAACCTTCTGGAGCCCATCCGCGAACTGGCAGCGGCAGGGATGCCGCTCTTTGGCACCTGCGCCGGGATGGTGCTGCTGGCCAGGGATATAATCGGCAGCGACCAGCCCCGGCTGGGACTGATGCACGTGAGTGTCCAGCGCAATGCCTTTGGCCGCCAGGTGGACAGCTTTGAGGTCGACCTGGAGATCCCCGTCCTGGGAGAGGAACCCTTCCATGCCGTCTTTATCCGCGCTCCCTACCTGGAGAGGGTAGAACCCCCGGCGGAATCCCTGGCCACCTTTATGGGTAAGACCGTCATGGCCCGTCAGGGGAACCTCCTGGCGACGGCCTTTCACCCGGAATTAACTAATGATTTGCGAATACACCGCTATTTCCTGGAGATGATAAAATAA